TTTGCTTGACATTGAATGCGTTTTACATGTGAGAGATCTGGCGCACATTTGCCCATTAGGAAGCAAAACACCGCATTGCTTTTCAACATCCACAGGACCTTAATTGAATGTTAGTATTAAAGTAAACAGGTACTCCATTCTCCATATTGAACAGCATAAACCAACATACCTTTGACCTTTGgattcttcttcttgcTAGCCTCTTTCTTGGGAAGGGCGGATTTTGTAggctttttgttttcttctgTCTTCCGACGTTTTGGAGGCATTTCAGGATTCTTTTGACCATTAACTGAATTCTTTTCATGATTCCCAGCTGAGCCCTTAGCTGTCGATTTAACACCATTTTTGATGGGTGCATTATTGCCATTGTTGACATCTTTGTTTAAAACCTGAGAATTCGCAACAGGCTCAAATTGAGGCTTAGGAGGTTTAATTCCATTGCATGAGCTATGATGGTCCTCAATATACTCTGATAGGAAGGGTCGGTCGCATTTTGTGCATACAACATAATCGAGTTCTGAATTGTTAGGATATGACCCATACTGAGGAAAGGAATCAGCAGGTAGTAAAATTTGAGTTTGATTCGTAATGTTAGAAGTTATTTCATCCTTTACCTGTGATTCTGTATTATCAACTCTTTGATCAGCGAGTACATCTTTGGGTAACCCATCCGGGTATTTCAACAAAACTTGCTCATTTCTTTCCCAATTTTCTGGAAATAACTCCAAAGTCTGTTGTTCTGTTAACATTTTATTGATAAGAACCGAGTTTATAAACAGAATTCTACAAAGTTGCCCTTTGTCAATTCCTTTGTAGTGGGACTAAATCTGTAAGTCAAGTGTATGTACGGTTTAATGCTTCCAGAAAGCAAAGTCTATAATTGCATTCTAATGAACTTTCAAAGGATTATGCTGACACATATCATTTCTGATAATTACTAAATTATACAGACATTGTCTTTAAGGGCTAGACTATGACTgacaaaagaatttttgatCTTGGAATTGAGGACAAACTACGGATATCAATTTTGATTAAcaattctatttttttaggtCCCTTGAGCTAAACATAGTTTATTATTAAGGTGCGCGCTTTTCCCGTTTTCTCGTACACTGCCAAGAATCCACAGATCATGAGGGTGAGTAATCATGAAATCCGGACTCCAAAAGTAGGCGgctgaaaataaaatactgGCAGAATCatttgcaaataaaaagatagaATAAATAAGGAGAAATACTTAGTgaaattccaaaattatttgtttttttttacatcgTACCAAAACATCAAAAATTAaggagagaaaaaaatagaaaacgTGAAAATTAAGCTGAAAAATGCAGTAAGATTGTAGAAAGATTGAATTTCCAAGATGAAATGTTCCGCTGTTTATTTTCCGTAGATTTTACATATTGTTTGCTCAATTGAAGATTACAAACGATCGGAAAGTATGTTTTTTACAGAATCCCATGAAGAAGGAGAAAGTTTGTTTTTCAGTTCATCGTACGTACACCAAACCCAGTCATAAACGTTTTGCAGGTTAGGTACATCTAATCCATTTAATAAACGAGCACGTAACAAGAAGGTCTAGAAATAACTggttaaacaaaaaatcaaccCAGATAAAATGAGAACAAAAAATCCGTAGTCTTACCTTTTCTTGTTCCGTTTTTAGTAATGCTAATGGATGACGTGCAACTAGCCAAGTCAACGAATTTTCGtctaatatattttttaaaagatctTGACATAACTACAGTTTGTTAGAAAGGCCAATCTGCAGActatgtaaacaaaaattgcaagagtatttgataaattatttagCATCAAATCAATAGTAAGTAGTCTCTTGCACTATATTGTGTATCTTGGAAtcgaattttaaaaaatgtactTACCAGATGCAGCGCCTTCTCGGAGCTTGTAACAGGAGTGTTAGGAAATTGCCAACCCGAgcttttagatttttttaccaaCAAGTAAAGGGACTTGTCAAGCGAGCGAAGAGTGCTTCGCTCATCGTTTTTCGTATCAGCTTCTGTGACTCTGGATTGCAAGTGAGTTGCAGAATCCAATAATTTGTTAGACTCCATCTCTTTCCTTTCCTTTCCAAATATCGTCTCAAAGGGTGATTCTTTACCTTTTAGTGTTTTTTGTCGTTCTTGCCAATCTTTTTCACCCACCGATCCCTtcttgaaataaaattctgCAGGTAAAGGATCACTCAGCTCATTCCAAAGTTCCgcattatatttatatatagaTTTTTCGAATTCGGATGGTTGGCGAGTAAGAATTGGCGATCTAATTAAAATTGTACCCACTGAACAACCTAAGATATGTTAGCAATCATGTACATCAAaggtaatttttttatttatatttaatatccCTAgataattcattttcattttttaattctgtACCTTTTAGAGGAGTCGAGTTAGACAAGGGTTTAGAGGATTGAATGGAATTTCGTACAGAAATGTGAAATTGACGCGAAAAAGACCTCTgcatatttataatatttctctTCAAGTACATTGTTTAAACTTAGTCAATTTACGCCAAGTAAATCTCCAAATTTCGgctttgtttactaatCCGGTAAAGACCACTTGGTAAAGGCAATCGACGTTTCGCTATGGCTAGCACTACCACCTGTTTTACCAGCGTACATTACACGCTTCGTTAAGTACTGTAATATTTCTTAGAGACTCTGTTGCTATCGTTAATATGTTTTAATAGATTTCTTTGGATTTCGTTATAATTCAATTTAACTCACTTAGAATGGGGAATTGCTGACGCAGTAAACCTTTCAATCCCCATAACAATGTCTGCTTCCGTCGAATTAAAACGTAAGAAATTTGGCTAAATTCTTCTAACGTGTGGATAGCTACAGAGAAGTTCAGTAAATTTCTCGAGGAGTACTCTTCGGTACCGGTTCGCGCCGCCATTATTAGCATTTCTAATGGTAAGTTTCCATTCGGGCTAGAAGAGTAAATTTTAAGTTAGTTGAAGTTACTAAATGATTTAGAGAATTCATTTGACGTGAAAACAATGGTTGAAAAATCAGAATCGATAGAATCTGATTTTAAGAAAGTCCGTGAATGTTTGCTCGGATCTGAAGAACCTGCATTTGTCCTCGTTTATGATGATAGCAAGAAAAATCTATTACAATTAATTTCCTATGTCCCTGAAAATGCGAATGTTCGCAGGAAGATGTTATATGCCTCTAGTCGTGCTGCATTTGTAAGATGCGTAACTCTTGCTAAACTCGACGAGTCTTATTTCGCAAGTACTCCGGAAGAGTTAGATTATCAGCAAATTATGAAGAGCTTAAGCAAGCAAGAGGACCAAAGTCCTTTACGACAAGATGAACTCGAAAGGAAAGAGTACAATGAGGTAGGTAAACTGTATTGGGGTGGATGGATTTTTCATACTTCTTTACCGTGGCTCGTAGAATTTATAGCTTCTACTCTTTTATTTGCATCTATTTTAACAACTATGTAGTCTATGCAATCCTCAGTAACTCATAAGCGTCCTTTGGTGACCCGTGGTGTTGCTATGTCGATTGATGATAAAGCCTTAAAGGCTCTTTCTGATTTAAAATCATCTACAGAAAACAATCTTGTTATTTTGGTAAGGAAGCTATGATACTTTTGCTATGTATGGTGTTGCTAACCTCCTTTAAAAGTCTATTGACAAAGAAGTCATAAGTTTAAGtcaagaaaagcaaaatataCCTCCTTCTGATGTGAaatccttcttttcttccaCCGAACCTAATTTCGCTT
Above is a genomic segment from Schizosaccharomyces pombe strain 972h- genome assembly, chromosome: III containing:
- the twf1 gene encoding twinfilin encodes the protein MSASVELKPTEKFSKFLEEYSSVPVRAAIISISNENSFDVKTMVEKSESIESDFKKVRECLLGSEEPAFVLVYDDSKKNLLQLISYVPENANVRRKMLYASSRAAFVRCVTLAKLDESYFASTPEELDYQQIMKSLSKQEDQSPLRQDELERKEYNESMQSSVTHKRPLVTRGVAMSIDDKALKALSDLKSSTENNLVILSIDKEVISLSQEKQNIPPSDVKSFFSSTEPNFAFYSLPKDGSSKILFIYICPMQATVKHRMVYSSSKLGLLDSIKAELGIVIDGKIESNDAADITEKEILHAAGISSPQAETSTTKTGFSRPRPPRRR
- the mrpl17 gene encoding mitochondrial 54S ribosomal protein mL46; the protein is MYLKRNIINMQRSFSRQFHISVRNSIQSSKPLSNSTPLKGCSVGTILIRSPILTRQPSEFEKSIYKYNAELWNELSDPLPAEFYFKKGSVGEKDWQERQKTLKGKESPFETIFGKERKEMESNKLLDSATHLQSRVTEADTKNDERSTLRSLDKSLYLLVKKSKSSGWQFPNTPVTSSEKALHLLCQDLLKNILDENSLTWLVARHPLALLKTEQEKTFLLRARLLNGLDVPNLQNVYDWVWCTYDELKNKLSPSSWDSVKNILSDRL
- the sgf73 gene encoding SAGA complex deubiquitinating submodule subunit Sgf73, with protein sequence MLTEQQTLELFPENWERNEQVLLKYPDGLPKDVLADQRVDNTESQVKDEITSNITNQTQILLPADSFPQYGSYPNNSELDYVVCTKCDRPFLSEYIEDHHSSCNGIKPPKPQFEPVANSQVLNKDVNNGNNAPIKNGVKSTAKGSAGNHEKNSVNGQKNPEMPPKRRKTEENKKPTKSALPKKEASKKKNPKVKGPVDVEKQCGVLLPNGQMCARSLTCKTHSMSSKRAVPGRSQPYDVLLAACQKKNQVKIQRQILETAKESEDNQHQAPVDSDEEVSFIMNVLQKSGNQPLEQKVFLPVKRRHSYFRTRELIAAAFRHGEQGMQVTGTILGRVIPFSARQPL